A window of the Microbacterium sp. LWH13-1.2 genome harbors these coding sequences:
- a CDS encoding LamB/YcsF family protein has translation GGTVSYVKPHGALYNTIARDERQSKDVVAAIRAIDPSLVLLGLAGGVVLDVAERAGLATAAEAFADRAYQPDGQLVSRTEPGSVLHDPAAVAERMVRLAGEGVIRAIDGTDVAVSAQSICVHGDSPGSVAMAAETKRMLQDAGITIAPFAGV, from the coding sequence GGAGGCACCGTCTCGTACGTCAAGCCGCACGGAGCGCTCTACAACACGATCGCCCGTGATGAGCGGCAGTCGAAGGATGTGGTGGCGGCCATCCGCGCGATCGATCCGAGTCTCGTGCTGCTGGGCCTTGCCGGTGGCGTCGTGCTCGACGTCGCCGAGCGCGCGGGCCTCGCGACCGCGGCCGAGGCCTTCGCCGATCGGGCGTATCAGCCCGACGGTCAGCTCGTCTCGCGCACCGAACCGGGCTCTGTGCTGCACGACCCCGCGGCCGTCGCCGAGCGCATGGTGCGCCTCGCGGGCGAGGGCGTGATCCGAGCGATCGACGGCACAGACGTTGCCGTCAGCGCGCAGTCGATCTGCGTGCACGGCGACAGCCCGGGCTCTGTGGCCATGGCCGCGGAGACCAAGCGGATGCTTCAGGACGCCGGCATCACGATCGCACCGTTCGCGGGGGTCTGA